In Acidobacteriota bacterium, the genomic stretch CCAGTGGCAAGCCCTGGGCTTTGATCTCGATGCGGCCAAGGTCATCGCTCTCCAGGTCCACGGCGTCCGCCTCGATGAGGTCGCGGCGTTCCTCGAGCTCGGTTTCGAGCCCCGGGTCGAAGACTTCATCGCCCTGCGGCGGCACGGCATCACCACCGCCCAGGCTCGCCGGGCTCGGGAGCATGGGGAGGCGCCCCGCGCCGCCCGAATGATCGCCCTGCAGCGCGCCGGCAAGCTCGGCCGGGGAGCACAACCGTCATGACCTGTCCTGGTTTCCGCAGGAGATTGATCATGGACAGCGCATAGTCCCGGAAAACCGCCGCCGGATGCCCTGGCACCGATCGGCCGAAACGAAAAACCGAGCCTTCGTCAGCAACCAGCAACTCGCGGTGTCTCGTCACCGCACGGGAGAGGTGTATCTCGGTCACCGCGATTCGAGAGGAGTCCTACGATGAGAACACGAACCATCCTCGCCTTCCTGGCTCTCACGGCACTGTGGATCTTGGCCGTTCCAGCGGCCCAAGCCGCCCCAACCCAGGGTGACTGGACCCTGAAGGTCGGAGACCGAGCCGGCGAGATCGAGCTCGGCCTGACAACGGACAGCGGCAAGCATCGCTCTCAGCACTACTCGACCTGGGCGGTCCGAGAGTTCGAGGGCATCGGTCAGGCGATGTCAGCGAGCAATCGCGCCAGCTTCGCCCTGGTACGCGAGGCCGGTCGGATCGACTTCGAAGGCAGGATCGACAACGGTCGCGGCAGCGGCACCTTTCGCTTCACGCCGTCACCGTCCTTCGCTCGCTCGATGGAGTCGCTCGACTTCGAGGTCGACGACCATCACCAGTTCGGTATGGCGCTCCAGGACGTCACCCTCGAGTTCGCTCGCCAAATGCGCAGTGCCGACCTCGAGGACCTCGACAGCAGCCAGCTGATCGCCTTTCGTTTCCACGGCGTCAGCCTCGACTACATCGAGGCCGTCCGCGAAGCCGGCCAGACGATCCGCGACAGCAAAAAACTCGTCGCCTTCCGCGTCCATGGCATTCAGCCCGACTGGATTCGCAGTCTCCACCGCGCCGGCTACGAACCGAGCAACAGCAAGCTCGTCGCCATGAAGGTGCATGGCGTCACCATTCCATGGATCGAAGCGATGGCAGCGAGCGGCATCGGTCCCCTCCCGATCGAAAAGCTGATCGCCTTTCGAGTTCATCAGGTCACGCCCGAGATGATCGCGGCCTTCGTCGATCTCGGTTACGGCGACCTCGACGGCAGCCAGCTGGTCGCCTTCCGGGTGCATGACGTGTCGCCGGAGTTCGTTCGCGAGCTCGACGTGCTGGGCCTCGAACCGGCCGCTTCTCAGCTCATCGCCATGCGAATTCACCAGGTCACCCCGGAGTTCGTTCGCGGCCTGCGGGACGCCGGCGCCGAGCTCGACATCAGCGGCTTCATCACCGCCAAGATTCAGGGCGTCACCCCGGAGTCGGTGGCCGAGGCGCGTCGCCAAGGACTGCGACGGCTGGATCTCGGCGGCATTCTCGACTGGCACCACTCGCGCCGTCACTCTTCCTGATCTGCTGAATCCATGGTCCCGGGGAGGCGGTTCCTCCCGGGACCTAGCCTGCTCCGCCCGCCCGGACGGACGTTTCCCTGGAGGGAGGTCTCGATGCAACAGAACCACGACTCGCAACCCACCGGTCGCCTTGGCTTCCTGATCGCGGCCATCGTCCTGGGGATGGGCTTCACGACCGCCGCCCATGCCAACAACGGCGTCATCAGCTATGCCTACCCGGTCACCGGTATCACCGTCGACGGCGATCTCTCGGACTGGAGTGCCTTCTGGGAACCCACCATCCTCCACGACGACGAAGAACCCGAAGGGGCGGCGGACTTCTCCGCCTGGTTCCGGGCCGGCTACCACCTCGAGAGCCGGTCCCTCTACCTGGCGGTGGAAGTGCGCGACCAATCCCACCGCATCGACGACAGCGAAGGCGCCACCTGGGAGAGTCAGGACACTCACCTTCTCTACCTCGACGCCCGCCACGAGCCTTCGGGCTCCGGCAACACGCTTTGGATGGCCGGCGAGTCCTTCCGCGAGATCGAAGCGCCCCTCCCAGCCTGGGATCCAGGCATCGGCACACCTTCTTGGCGAAACGCCGAGGTCGCCGTCCGCCGAGCCGGTGATCGCACTTTCTACGAGTGGCGGCTCCATCTAGGAAAGCTGATTCGGCCCAACCGAACCCTCGGCCTCGACCACCTTTTCGCCGACGTCGACGCCGAAGATACCGACTCGTCCCTTTACATCTGGGGACCGGGCCTGGGCAAGAGCGCCAACTCTCATCGACTGGGTGATCTCGTGCTCCTCGCGGACGGCGCCCGCCTCAGCGAGCTGCGCGGCCAGGTGCGCTGGAGCGACAGCGAGCAGCCGCTGCCCCCGCGGGTGCGCATCAGGTCCCAGAATCACCCGGAGCTCTCGGTGCAAACAACCCTCGACGCTGCCGGCCGGTACAGCGTTCGCCTGCCCCCGGGCAGCTATTCGATCAGCGCCGCCCACGGAGTTTCGAAACCTTTTGGAAGTGGAGCCGACGATCTGCCGGCGCATTTCGACGCCGATACTGCAGTCGAGGCCACGGTGCGGCCGGGACGCGTTGCCGCGGCACCTCCCCTCGTGCTGAACGCCTTGCAACGGCCCGATTTCCTGTTCCGCTCCCACGGCGTCCTCTACGACTTCGACCCTGCCGCGAGCCGCACCGTCGACACCTTCCTCGACGCCTTCCGCCAGTACTACCGAGTGCCCGGCGTTTCCGTCGCCCTCGTCAAGCAGGGTCAGATCGTCTATCGCCGCAGCTACGGCATCCGCAACCGGCGCACCGGCGCGCCGGTCGAGAGCTCGACCCTCTTCGAGGCCGCCTCGATTTCGAAACCGGTCTTCGCTTTCCTCGCCATGCGCCTGGCGGAGCGCGGCATCCTCGATCTCGATGTGCCGCTCCATCGCGCTCTCGAGTTCCCCAACATCGCCGGCGACGAGCGCTCCAAGAACCTCACCGCGCGCCACATCCTCACCCACCAATCGGGACTGCCGAACTGGGCCTGGGGCGGTCCCGGCGGCTGGGAGTCGGGCGGCCCTCTCGAGCTCAACTTCGCTCCGGGAACCCGCTTCGACTACTCCGGCGAAGCCTTCAACTACCTCGGGCGTGTCCTCGAAGCAATCACCGGCAAGGATCTCGAAACCCTCTTCCAAGAGGAGGTCTTCGGCCCCCTGGGCATGATCAACTCCGACTTCGCCCTCGACCGCGGGCAATCCACCACCGCCGCCATGGGACACATCGTCGAGCTGCCGGTGCTGCGGCAACGGGCCGACTTCCCGAGCCCCGCCTCCAGCCTGCACACCACCGCCGAGGACTTCTCGCGCTTCATGATCGGCGTCGCCGAAGGCCGCGGCCTGAAACCGGAGACCTACCGCGAGATGCTCTCCCCACGAGTCGAGGTTCCCGTCGAGCAACGCGTCTATCGCAATCCGTGGGCACAGAGCATCAGCCATGGCTTCTTCGTCCAGGAAACTCCCCACGGCCCCCTCGTTGAGCACGGCGGCAACAACGGCGACTTCCACTGCAAGTTCGGACTCTTCACCGACAGCGGCGACGGCTACGTCATCTTCACCAACAGCAACCAGGGCGACGAGCTGATGCGTGCCTTCGAAGTCTTCCTGCTCCACGGGCGACCATAGGAACCGCCTGTCAACGACTGGTCAGAGCCCGGTCACGACTCGCGCGGTCCGAATGGGGTACTCCTGGGAGGTGATCGATAATTTCTTCTAGGAGCACCAGCATGCATCTCGACCATCGACCGCCCGTTGCCTCCGCCCGCATTCGGTTCCTCCTTCTGGGGGTTCTCGCGCTCGTTTGCCTCGCCGCTCCCGGCTGCGCGACCGAGGATCCCCCCGACCGGCAACTCCCGAATCACCCAATCCTGGGCAACGGGATCTGGATGGGCGGCTTCGGCGATCTCGAAACCGAAGAGCCCGTCTGGATGCCCACCCTGATCGAGCTCGAAGCCTCCGGCAAGAAGATTCAAGGCCAGCTCAAGGGCCGCTTCAAGTCCCCGATCGAGGGCAAGCTCGCCGGCGAGAACCTTCGCCTGGAGACCCGTCTCCAGGGACGAAAGCTCACCTGCGACGCCAGCCGCGAAGGCGAGTTTCTGGTCGGCGACTGCCGATTCGGCGATCGCCCGATGAAGCTGAGCTTGACGTCCTCGCCTCCCTTGACTCGCGAGCAGGCGGCGCCCTACATCGGCCTCTACGAGCTCGCCCCCGGCCACCACCTGGCGATCGCCATGGACGAGATCCTGATCGCCATCGATCTCGAGACGGGCTGGGGTCGCACCCTGTTCCATCAAGGGGATGATCGGTTCTTCGCCGGTCCCAAGATCACGGTGCCATTTCCGGTGGAGCGACGCCTGGCCTTCACCCGCAATGCCCAAGGCGAGGTCACGGCCCTGACCCTGGAAAGCTCTGCCGGCACCGTCGAGGCCAAGCGCTGCTGCCAGGGTCGCAGCGAACCCTTCGCCTTCAAGAGCGCCGGCACCGAGCTTCGCGGCACCCTCCACCTGCCACCGGGAGACGGTCCCTTCCCGGCCGCCGTCTGGATCCACGGCTCCGGCCGCAGCGACCGCCACGACGCCATCCACTTTCCCGCCTACCTGGTGCGCGAGGGCTTCGCCGTCCTGGCTTATGACAAGCGAGGCATCGGC encodes the following:
- a CDS encoding serine hydrolase; the encoded protein is MQQNHDSQPTGRLGFLIAAIVLGMGFTTAAHANNGVISYAYPVTGITVDGDLSDWSAFWEPTILHDDEEPEGAADFSAWFRAGYHLESRSLYLAVEVRDQSHRIDDSEGATWESQDTHLLYLDARHEPSGSGNTLWMAGESFREIEAPLPAWDPGIGTPSWRNAEVAVRRAGDRTFYEWRLHLGKLIRPNRTLGLDHLFADVDAEDTDSSLYIWGPGLGKSANSHRLGDLVLLADGARLSELRGQVRWSDSEQPLPPRVRIRSQNHPELSVQTTLDAAGRYSVRLPPGSYSISAAHGVSKPFGSGADDLPAHFDADTAVEATVRPGRVAAAPPLVLNALQRPDFLFRSHGVLYDFDPAASRTVDTFLDAFRQYYRVPGVSVALVKQGQIVYRRSYGIRNRRTGAPVESSTLFEAASISKPVFAFLAMRLAERGILDLDVPLHRALEFPNIAGDERSKNLTARHILTHQSGLPNWAWGGPGGWESGGPLELNFAPGTRFDYSGEAFNYLGRVLEAITGKDLETLFQEEVFGPLGMINSDFALDRGQSTTAAMGHIVELPVLRQRADFPSPASSLHTTAEDFSRFMIGVAEGRGLKPETYREMLSPRVEVPVEQRVYRNPWAQSISHGFFVQETPHGPLVEHGGNNGDFHCKFGLFTDSGDGYVIFTNSNQGDELMRAFEVFLLHGRP
- a CDS encoding prolyl oligopeptidase family serine peptidase; translated protein: MGGFGDLETEEPVWMPTLIELEASGKKIQGQLKGRFKSPIEGKLAGENLRLETRLQGRKLTCDASREGEFLVGDCRFGDRPMKLSLTSSPPLTREQAAPYIGLYELAPGHHLAIAMDEILIAIDLETGWGRTLFHQGDDRFFAGPKITVPFPVERRLAFTRNAQGEVTALTLESSAGTVEAKRCCQGRSEPFAFKSAGTELRGTLHLPPGDGPFPAAVWIHGSGRSDRHDAIHFPAYLVREGFAVLAYDKRGIGESGGSYAMPDGRTFGYPFLARRAGDALAAVRALRQRPEVDADRVGLFGLSQAGWVAAQAAGSADIAFTVVLSGGATALSLEDKHSRWSGENIATGGTVEEVIARLRKEPIKEPGFRSHFANQKSPGLWLYGFKDRSNPSQLCAELIEDVAKAHGKDFTVVTFPNGNHALLEAKRGGYDEIGALEEWVPGMHGVISEWLREKVLRLESTND